Proteins encoded by one window of Myripristis murdjan chromosome 1, fMyrMur1.1, whole genome shotgun sequence:
- the LOC115357293 gene encoding reticulon-3-B-like isoform X2, translated as MAADGNMADADTQSDQVSSSDLSSSSLKDSTMSALQLVYWREPKKSAVAFGVSLLVLFAVATLSVISVVSYLLLASLCVTITFRVYKSVIQAVQKSDEGHPFKSLLDRDVSVSSESFHQLSEKFLVYLNSFIRQSRRLLLVEDLVDSVKLAGVMWVMTYIGAVFNGITILILADIIFFTTPLVYQKKKTQIDRFIELVQTRMEETLQKLQDRLPGAVKRTKVE; from the exons ATGGCAGCCGACGGCAACATGGCCGACGCCGACACCCAGTCGGACCAGGTGTCTTCATCGGATCTCTCGTCTTCGTCCCTGAAGGACTCCACCATGTCAG ccttGCAGCTTGTTTACTGGCGGGAGCCTAAGAAGTCGGCCGTGGCGTTCGGCGTGTCTCTGCTGGTGCTGTTCGCCGTGGCGACGCTGTCTGTCATCAGCGTGGTTTCCTATTTGCTGCTGGCCAGCCTCTGCGTCACCATCACAttcag GGTCTACAAGTCTGTGATCCAGGCCGTCCAGAAGTCAGACGAGGGACACCCGTTCAA gtctCTGTTGGACAGAGATGTCTCCGTCTCCTCCGAGTCGTTCCACCAGCTCTCAGAGAAGTTTCTGGTTTATCTGAACAGCTTCATCCGTCAGAGCaggaggctgctgctggtggaggacctggtggactctgtgaag CTGGCTGGTGTCATGTGGGTGATGACGTACATTGGAGCTGTTTTCAATGGCATCACCATCCTCATCCTCG ctgACATCATCTTCTTCACCACACCGCTGGTCTATCAGAAGAAGAAG acaCAGATTGACCGCTTCATAGAGCTGGTTCAGACCAGGATGGAGGAAACGCTGCAGAa gcTGCAGGACAGGTTACCAGGAGCTGTAAAGCGAACCAaagtggagtga
- the LOC115357293 gene encoding reticulon-3-B-like isoform X1 → MAADGNMADADTQSDQVSSSDLSSSSLKDSTMSALQLVYWREPKKSAVAFGVSLLVLFAVATLSVISVVSYLLLASLCVTITFRVYKSVIQAVQKSDEGHPFKSLLDRDVSVSSESFHQLSEKFLVYLNSFIRQSRRLLLVEDLVDSVKLAGVMWVMTYIGAVFNGITILILADIIFFTTPLVYQKKKVLRACTQIDRFIELVQTRMEETLQKLQDRLPGAVKRTKVE, encoded by the exons ATGGCAGCCGACGGCAACATGGCCGACGCCGACACCCAGTCGGACCAGGTGTCTTCATCGGATCTCTCGTCTTCGTCCCTGAAGGACTCCACCATGTCAG ccttGCAGCTTGTTTACTGGCGGGAGCCTAAGAAGTCGGCCGTGGCGTTCGGCGTGTCTCTGCTGGTGCTGTTCGCCGTGGCGACGCTGTCTGTCATCAGCGTGGTTTCCTATTTGCTGCTGGCCAGCCTCTGCGTCACCATCACAttcag GGTCTACAAGTCTGTGATCCAGGCCGTCCAGAAGTCAGACGAGGGACACCCGTTCAA gtctCTGTTGGACAGAGATGTCTCCGTCTCCTCCGAGTCGTTCCACCAGCTCTCAGAGAAGTTTCTGGTTTATCTGAACAGCTTCATCCGTCAGAGCaggaggctgctgctggtggaggacctggtggactctgtgaag CTGGCTGGTGTCATGTGGGTGATGACGTACATTGGAGCTGTTTTCAATGGCATCACCATCCTCATCCTCG ctgACATCATCTTCTTCACCACACCGCTGGTCTATCAGAAGAAGAAGGtgctgcgtgcgtgt acaCAGATTGACCGCTTCATAGAGCTGGTTCAGACCAGGATGGAGGAAACGCTGCAGAa gcTGCAGGACAGGTTACCAGGAGCTGTAAAGCGAACCAaagtggagtga